Proteins from one Porites lutea chromosome 3, jaPorLute2.1, whole genome shotgun sequence genomic window:
- the LOC140930897 gene encoding sacsin-like produces the protein MIKHSRLFTLFGMRTNSDPSLLLQVLGLIKEKYDGHHSPVINASEVRHDLQLSVDILNELASEDLSSELQREILLPVRVDGNLYVQLEPVERCMYTEQKEWTQSETKDGEQKYYYVHHNVPNNTAVRLGVPSLTHRMLDPDELSIGEEFGQEEKLTTRLNRILEDYKDGLAVLKELVQNADDAGATEVKFLYDERTNEDSMTCLIDKGMKKCQGAALWVYNDATFKDEDFVNITKLNEATKVDNTEKIGRFGLGFNAVYNLTDVPMFVSKNYFVILDPNTSHLGTAINNKRKPGIKIDLNKDVRKLKTFRNQFKPFNGVFGCDLSLEREDNSYNGTLFRFPLRTREKAAVSKIRDKCYDDQEMRKLLKMFLEKANSLLLFTQNVFRVGMYFLPKSSGHNLQPLLMFQVNKSLAQGGTLRALSFAISLPETAKKLSAEQKKLLMQSNFLQASSQVKRNSRGRRVRPNEFPESSIIVDVECVLTQFGASFFEVAKPPGRERENWLIVSSMGSGESMEFAESDSSLVPSGGVAAQLLSMNCNTFLPIPAKNGTVFCYLPLPIHSGLPVCINGAFAVDSNRRRLQGKLEDDKTCYGEEWNNVLMTDSVSTAYLSLLEDLRKIVPQDGSYVFHSLWPRVFDVTEQCRSIAKSFYKQIANGTHALFSNGIKWVDIAGVVFLHPDLRVDPEIEDISFHVFRKVPNNNEVVIDLPPDVFHSFDRCGLLNAIRGKTYDKLRFFRDVFFPNISRIACDLRDVLVLHALNQNSKELEDLIMKNACIPASPDGKILKRPCHLVSPNKEASFLFFPDDGRFPSGNESTFCHPEVLAKLERLGMKGNDLPWGDVAERAESVQQVNSVDSKAAVKRAKVLLKFVQKKLKMKGKLPSDDVVSRILGAQFLPVLEKPTSFPLRWKSEEYGRSRKLLVAPKDVFLQGKRYLVCCTELLVDLDVPSKVSELLKLHERNVTVQHVIKQLEEAISTDLNALDPRSYEEVSRVCTEAYSFLQENTASFTSSVKDFLSTKRFILVGRRFLSADLVAFEVKADCSPYLYQLTDFLSDSFAKFLKFCGVRKQFEANDYISGLHKIKGQFGQTRLDERILHVAVNVAIQLGETLKEYDKEPHSQEESSTVIYLPDSNGKMCAVADLCYKDCPWMPDDPEEQFIHEQIPWSTCKLLGVKTRREGALQQHDIGFPFGQKEELTNRLKRILTGYPGEKEILKELLQNADDAQATEIFFIKDPRHHPDKRVFQDSWKPLQGPALCVYNNRPFTNADIEGICNLGKGSKGEDPNKTGQYGVGFNAVYHLTDVPSFRSKGEEIGDVFCVFDPHCKYVPCASDAKPGRMYKDIDKLKKKFPDVFPCYLEELFPIKNATMFRFPLKSQEMAEESKISKKPVSVHQLDGMMRDLKMELFEVLLFVNNVRKISIAGIDRSEELADIYSVEIVMTQEEERIRQRFADYMKQVGKQAKHEDFLPTSIQPKKCIYTMTLRDSVGEEETWLIVQQVGFDSPVEKSIVDAFRDENLGMLPRGGVACLLSSSRSSGQRKGKEGKAYCFLPLPFRTNLPVYINGHFALDHEARRNLWRDEVGGYRSDWNKALLRDVITSCYLTLLDKVRGYIQLPVGQDAADQYSTFSKSEITKRLISYEALFPRYPLEDSHWRMLADSVYQEMSKKEMRLIPVVRSLKQMSDARAKNLKSVATWFPPQGAGKNQVFFNNLEIEGCFSALSVRPDIEEEERRKRDEARIRRKQQFEETMLRTGFNLVTLSFTVFRSFKEAGVEVCCLCPVVIMDFFKSFSDVNPLCSIGEIPFPIDKTPFKDQEAVIGILKYCRADDRFLENLAGLPLLLTQDNYLRVFSEKEPRCLSHYYDILPRSPSLFVHKRVHCEVFNKVDLKKTPVFRPLDVQILSSNLHLTLPKCFCSEDHYTRWSPEDPKSPLPNRRWIYRVWDFLEGFTSETLEESDVKDENKTPFIRDLLKPLSKWNILPATVTSQIVEHYLVPLKMAESVLDFGDCGQSSKKLVEALRLLRLPELNSVVMASSSVDALAYIKTDSYKFACNLVATLKTPHSLLTALNQKLTTNPDSLSGRLKTTEAESILDYFSRSVKDLVDDDKEALRKLPFFPVAGGRLGVVQDRDVFVLPAEIPKDEMDAVECRFGCLFVEPRQSLSDLYDFLGFHQLSPANAYLKFILKCFQHLSFEGKLAHLRYLQGFVFSTSVQGQENEEFEKKQLLDYLKIVPTIPAVDGSLKTASSFYDPRNDVFRIMLSADSFPTRIFNTNEWLPFLEKIGLITNVSQDEFVKFAFQVASEAETARTEKTYKKSEVLVHNLISWPNVVEEGLLPLVRNIPFVASDPVKESLQALCPPFGEKRSGEIPFIAFSGAVFRDHEEIVWTKAFLLPNWADPRFNYGALASGCPYRKTEKYLKSFLAQLNVIKEPSIRLVIGHCQTVSGIRDLRDKIPSTVTKVMERIYTFLQQKAASEPDLNILLQSTRCILVERGKRFILPKQAVLELYEDLEIKPFLYRVPPEFGKFQSLFKLLGCSKTVTSTHYAMVLELLQKRCQEAKLHPNEVQMSSKAVRGLFNSVQDDDESVKTLPKLYLPAVSPESGSPNKPLEANPVSLRPSEELIFDDAPTYGSRIHGIDQLFVPDLSLMEVTLKSDMTSFKDLMMKLPASVQPRMLSSVVKEKLCSPDSLEVVSIEAVNALKRQLTSVQFGHGFARIIRHVNYQKKGFDEGVIAGIERGLRSIELLSVKGFKTSLYHNDILIPESEQSVLYFKERLELPGKETWRVYISALTGIDETIWAVVTNIIVEMYGEFLGTNSYVITSMLRCPPTSIWSLLDKMGIRKDDSYGAAQMKIYPEPGTYIPVEDQHLLNDAFEEFEPGEYVGYQLHDPSLQQEEGTATYIYAIVIEEVSNTDAGMLLKSYRIDIGHDKEPVVVSAARLHKFHRLEEIFDEQEGLHKDIEEVCKEISAALELAWELPEEERDQIVKRLFLRWFPKENVRNLELFTAAFQHLKSEISRLGGFNLALFASWEALVRERDNQRETYRENYRKKYGSWKSSSGHRSGSSFPPSFCHQNSQPGEAKRWFRQAEADLEAGTVELSFGRDSYEWICFKCHQAAEKALKALQYKVDANQKTNDHNLCQNCCDINDHRLTELAVELECVVVNSAHMRYPDTMSYPKIPNDVYTAQKAEKALSLARNIVERVKVKLT, from the coding sequence ATGATAAAACACTCCCGGTTGTTTACCCTTTTTGGCATGAGGACAAACAGCGATCCATCTCTTTTATTGCAAGTACTTGGCTTGATTAAAGAAAAGTATGACGGTCACCATTCTCCTGTTATTAACGCCTCGGAAGTACGACACGATCTCCAGTTATCAGTTGATATTTTGAACGAATTGGCAAGTGAGGACCTCTCGTCAGAGCTCCAAAGAGAGATTCTTTTACCTGTCCGTGTTGACGGCAACTTGTACGTTCAGCTTGAACCAGTCGAGCGCTGCATGTACACCGAACAAAAGGAGTGGACTCAGAGTGAAACCAAGGACGGAGAGCAAAAATACTATTACGTGCATCATAATGTACCTAACAACACTGCTGTACGTCTGGGTGTTCCATCGTTAACACATCGAATGTTGGACCCAGATGAGCTGTCTATTGGAGAAGAATTTGGACAGGAGGAGAAGCTTACTACTCGATTAAATCGAATTCTAGAAGACTACAAAGATGGCCTTGCAGTGCTAAAAGAGCTGGTACAAAACGCAGATGATGCTGGTGCCACAGAGGTTAAATTCCTGTACGATGAAAGAACCAACGAGGATTCCATGACCTGTCTCATTGACAAGGGAATGAAAAAATGTCAAGGTGCTGCCCTGTGGGTGTACAACGATGCAACTTTCAAAGATGAAGACTTTGTTAATATCACAAAACTTAATGAAGCAACTAAAGTGGATAACACCGAAAAAATTGGTAGGTTCGGACTGGGCTTTAATGCGGTGTACAACCTCACAGATGTGCCGATGTTTGTAAGTAAGAACTATTTTGTCATACTTGATCCTAACACATCTCACTTAGGAACTGCCATCAATAACAAAAGAAAGCCAGGTATAAAGATTGATCTCAACAAAGATGTCAGAAAATTGAAGACCTTTAGAAATCAGTTCAAACCATTCAATGGCGTATTTGGCTGTGATTTAAGTCTTGAAAGGGAAGACAACTCGTACAATGGCACGCTGTTCAGATTTCCATTGAGGACAAGAGAAAAAGCAGCAGTCAGTAAGATCAGAGACAAGTGTTACGACGACCAAGAAATGCGGAAACTGTTGAAAATGTTCCTCGAGAAAGCCAACTCGTTGCTTCTTTTCACgcaaaacgttttccgtgttggAATGTACTTTTTACCGAAATCTTCAGGCCATAATTTACAACCGTTGCTAATGTTTCAGGTCAACAAATCACTTGCCCAAGGAGGTACACTTAGAGCATTGTCCTTCGCCATCTCACTACCAGAAACTGCGAAGAAACTGAGCGCAGAGCAGAAGAAGTTATTGATGCAGTCAAATTTTCTTCAAGCATCTTCACAGGTTAAAAGAAATTCCAGGGGTAGAAGAGTAAGGCCAAATGAATTCCCTGAATCATCCATTATTGTTGATGTGGAATGCGTTTTAACTCAATTTGGTGCTAGTTTTTTTGAAGTTGCGAAGCCCCCTGGTAGAGAACGTGAAAATTGGTTGATCGTGTCGTCAATGGGGAGTGGAGAGTCAATGGAGTTTGCTGAAAGTGATTCTAGTCTTGTTCCGTCCGGAGGCGTAGCTGCTCAGTTATTAAGTATGAACTGCAACACCTTTTTGCCCATACCTGCAAAGAATGGAACCGTTTTCTGCTATCTTCCACTCCCGATTCACAGTGGCCTGCCTGTTTGCATAAATGGCGCATTTGCAGTAGATTCCAACAGGCGTCGTTTGCAGGGCAAACTTGAAGACGACAAGACATGCTATGGCGAGGAATGGAATAATGTTTTAATGACCGATTCCGTATCTACTGCTTATTTGAGCCTCCTTGAAGATCTCAGGAAAATTGTCCCCCAAGACGGCTCTTACGTTTTTCACTCATTGTGGCCAAGGGTGTTTGACGTAACTGAACAATGTCGGTCTATTGCAAAGTCGTTCTACAAGCAAATTGCTAATGGCACCCATGCTCTGTTCTCCAATGGAATAAAATGGGTTGACATTGCTGGTGTGGTTTTCCTCCATCCAGACCTTCGCGTGGATCCTGAAATTGAGGACATTTCCTTTCATGTTTTTCGAAAAGTCCCTAACAATAACGAAGTTGTGATTGACTTACCACCTGACGTCTTCCATTCGTTTGACCGCTGTGGTCTGCTGAATGCGATAAGGGGTAAAACATATGACAAGCTTCGATTTTTCCGTGATGTTTTCTTTCCAAACATTTCAAGAATTGCATGTGACTTGAGAGATGTTCTGGTCTTACATGCCTTGAATCAAAACAGCAAGGAGTTGGAAGACTTGATAATGAAAAACGCCTGCATTCCGGCGTCACCTGATGGAAAGATACTCAAGCGGCCGTGTCATTTGGTGAGTCCTAACAAAGAAgcctcatttttgttttttccagaCGATGGAAGGTTTCCCTCTGGTAACGAAAGTACATTTTGTCACCCTGAAGTGCTTGCCAAACTTGAGCGACTTGGGATGAAGGGAAACGATCTTCCGTGGGGAGACGTTGCAGAAAGAGCCGAAAGTGTCCAACAAGTTAATTCAGTAGACAGTAAGGCGGCAGTCAAGCGTGCCAAAGTGTTGCTGAAATTTGTACAAAAGAAGCTGAAGATGAAAGGTAAATTGCCATCCGATGACGTTGTGTCACGTATTCTTGGTGCTCAGTTCCTTCCAGTTCTAGAAAAACCAACGTCATTTCCCCTCCGCTGGAAAAGTGAGGAATATGGAAGATCTCGAAAGCTTCTCGTAGCACCAAAAGACGTCTTTCTTCAAGGTAAAAGGTACCTTGTGTGTTGTACGGAGCTGCTGGTTGATCTGGACGTCCCCAGTAAGGTATCAGAGTTGCTGAAGTTACATGAAAGGAACGTTACGGTACAGCATGTGATCAAACAACTAGAAGAAGCCATTTCTACCGACTTAAATGCACTGGATCCTAGAAGTTACGAAGAGGTGAGCCGCGTTTGTACAGAAGCTTATTCGTTTCTACAAGAAAATACTGCCAGCTTCACCTCCTCCGTTAAGGATTTTTTGTCTACGAAGCGGTTTATTCTGGTGGGAAGGCGCTTTCTCTCCGCAGATCTTGTTGCATTTGAGGTCAAGGCGGACTGTTCTCCGTACCTTTACCAACTTACCGATTTTTTATCAGATTCATTTGCCAAATTCCTGAAATTTTGTGGTGTTAGAAAGCAGTTCGAAGCAAATGACTACATTTCTGGTCTTCATAAAATAAAAGGGCAGTTCGGTCAAACAAGACTCGATGAACGAATCTTACACGTTGCAGTCAACGTGGCTATCCAACTTGGGGAGACTCTCAAAGAGTATGATAAAGAACCGCATTCACAAGAGGAAAGCTCCACTGTGATTTACCTTCCTGATTCTAATGGGAAAATGTGTGCAGTAGCTGACCTTTGTTACAAAGATTGTCCGTGGATGCCCGATGATCCAGAGGAACAGTTTATTCATGAACAAATTCCCTGGTCGACCTGTAAACTACTAGGCGTTAAAACACGCAGGGAAGGGGCCTTGCAACAACACGATATTGGGTTTCCTTTTGGGCAAAAGGAAGAGCTCACAAATCGATTGAAACGCATTTTGACGGGCTACCCTGGtgagaaagaaattttgaaagagcTTCTTCAGAATGCAGATGATGCACAAGCAaccgaaattttttttatcaaagatcCTAGACATCATCCTGATAAAAGAGTGTTCCAAGACAGTTGGAAGCCTCTGCAAGGTCCTGCGCTTTGTGTGTATAACAACAGACCATTTACCAATGCGGATATTGAAGGAATTTGTAACCTCGGAAAGGGCAGCAAAGGAGAAGATCCAAACAAGACTGGTCAGTATGGAGTTGGGTTTAATGCTGTGTACCACTTGACTGATGTGCCGTCATTCAGGTCGAAGGGCGAAGAAATTGGAGATGTTTTCTGCGTGTTTGACCCTCACTGCAAGTACGTTCCGTGTGCGAGTGATGCAAAGCCAGGAAGAATGTACAAAGACATCGATAAGTTGAAGAAAAAGTTTCCAGATGTTTTTCCCTGTTATCTTGAAGAATTGTTTCCCATAAAGAATGCAACCATGTTTCGATTTCCGCTGAAGTCCCAGGAAATGGCTGAAGAAtccaaaatatcaaagaaaccTGTTTCCGTGCATCAACTTGATGGAATGATGAGAGATCTGAAGATGGAGTTGTTTGAAGTTCTTCTGTTCGTTAACAATGTGAGGAAGATTAGCATTGCAGGGATAGACAGAAGTGAAGAACTGGCAGATATCTACTCCGTTGAAATTGTTATGACTCAAGAAGAGGAGAGAATAAGGCAGCGTTTCGCTGATTACATGAAGCAAGTTGGAAAGCAAGCCAAGCACGAAGATTTCCTCCCTACAAGTATACAGCCGAAAAAGTGTATTTACACCATGACACTTCGTGACAGCGTTGGTGAGGAGGAGACTTGGTTGATTGTACAACAGGTCGGCTTTGATTCGCCTGTGGAAAAGAGTATCGTCGACGCCTTCAGAGACGAAAACCTTGGGATGTTACCTCGCGGTGGTGTGGCTTGCCTTTTAAGCAGCAGCAGGTCATCTGGGCAACGAAAAGGTAAAGAAGGTAAAGCGTACTGCTTTCTTCCGCTACCCTTCAGAACCAATTTGCCCGTTTATATCAATGGTCACTTTGCTTTGGACCATGAGGCCAGAAGAAATTTGTGGCGGGATGAAGTTGGTGGCTATCGGAGTGACTGGAATAAAGCCCTGCTACGTGATGTGATCACCTCCTGCTACCTTACTCTTCTGGACAAGGTACGAGGATACATTCAGCTGCCAGTTGGGCAGGATGCTGCAGATCAGTATTCCACCTTTAGCAAAAGTGAGATCACCAAAAGGCTAATTTCCTATGAAGCACTTTTCCCCAGGTATCCCCTTGAAGATTCACACTGGAGGATGTTAGCTGATTCCGTGTACCAAGAAATGAGCAAGAAGGAGATGCGCCTAATTCCAGTAGTGAGATCTTTGAAACAAATGTCAGATGCCCGtgctaaaaatttgaaatcagtAGCAACATGGTTTCCACCGCAAGGTGCTGGCAAGAACCAAGTGTTCTTCAACAATCTCGAAATCGAAGGCTGCTTTTCTGCACTTTCTGTTAGGCCAGATATTGAAGAGGAGGAAAGGAGGAAGAGAGATGAAGCCCGGATTAGGCGAAAACAGCAATTCGAAGAAACGATGCTACGAACTGGGTTCAATTTAGTCACACTATCATTCACCGTCTTCCGTTCATTCAAAGAAGCGGGAGTAGAGGTTTGCTGTCTATGTCCTGTTGTTATTATGGACTTCTTCAAGTCGTTCAGTGATGTTAATCCGCTTTGCAGTATTGGCGAGATCCCGTTTCCCATCGACAAGACTCCATTCAAGGACCAAGAGGCAGTAATTGGCATTCTAAAGTACTGTAGGGCTGATGACCGTTTTCTGGAGAACCTCGCGGGTCTTCCATTGCTTCTGACACAAGATAACTACTTACGCGTATTTAGCGAGAAAGAACCTCGGTGTTTGAGTCATTACTACGATATTTTACCACGATCTCCGTCGTTGTTTGTGCACAAAAGAGTCCACTGCGAAGTTTTCAACAAGGTTGATCTTAAAAAGACCCCTGTATTCCGACCTCTGGATGTGCAAATACTCTCGTCCAATTTGCACCTTACGCTTCCTAAATGCTTCTGTAGCGAGGATCACTATACAAGGTGGTCTCCTGAAGATCCAAAGTCGCCTTTACCAAATCGTCGCTGGATTTACAGAGTCTGGGACTTTTTGGAAGGATTTACTAGCGAAACATTGGAAGAATCAGATGTAAAAGACGAAAACAAAACCCCGTTCATTCGTGACCTGCTCAAGCCATTGTCTAAGTGGAACATTCTTCCAGCAACAGTGACAAGCCAGATTGTAGAACATTATTTGGTGCCTTTGAAAATGGCGGAGTCGGTTCTTGATTTTGGTGATTGTGGTCAATCAAGCAAAAAGTTGGTTGAGGCCTTAAGACTGTTGAGATTACCTGAGCTTAACTCAGTTGTGATGGCATCCAGCAGCGTTGACGCGCTGGCCTACATTAAGACGGATTCATACAAGTTCGCTTGTAATCTGGTAGCGACGTTAAAGACACCTCATTCGCTTTTAACGGCGCTTAATCAGAAACTAACGACGAATCCTGACTCCTTGAGTGGTAGACTAAAGACCACTGAGGCTGAAAGCATTCTTGATTATTTTAGCCGCAGTGTCAAGGATTTAGTAGACGACGACAAAGAAGCATTAAGGAAGCTTCCTTTCTTTCCTGTGGCGGGCGGAAGGCTTGGAGTAGTACAGGATAGAGACGTCTTTGTCCTACCTGCTGAGATCCCAAAGGACGAGATGGATGCTGTAGAATGCAGATTTGGCTGTTTGTTTGTCGAACCTCGTCAAAGTTTGTCAGACTTGTATGATTTCCTCGGATTTCACCAATTATCACCAGCAAATGCATATTTAAAATTCATCCTGAAATGCTTTCAGCATCTTAGTTTTGAAGGAAAGTTGGCCCATCTCCGATATCTGCAGGGCTTTGTTTTCTCAACAAGTGTACAAGGACAGgaaaatgaagaatttgaaaagaaacagcTGCTGGATTACCTGAAAATAGTTCCAACCATCCCAGCCGTGGATGGCTCATTGAAGACAGCATCTAGTTTTTACGACCCTCGGAATGACGTTTTCCGTATTATGTTATCAGCAGACAGTTTCCCAACGAGAATTTTCAACACTAACGAATGGTTGCCCTTTTTGGAGAAAATAGGCTTAATAACAAACGTTTCGCAAGATGAATTTGTGAAGTTCGCTTTCCAAGTTGCTAGTGAAGCTGAAACTGCCCGCACTGAAAAGACATACAAGAAGTCTGAAGTTCTAGTGCATAACCTCATTTCTTGGCCTAATGTTGTAGAAGAAGGGCTCTTACCTCTTGTTCGTAACATTCCTTTTGTGGCGTCAGATCCAGTAAAAGAATCCCTTCAAGCACTATGCCCACCATTTGGCGAAAAGAGGAGTGGTGAAATTCCATTTATTGCATTTAGTGGTGCAGTATTCAGAGATCATGAAGAAATTGTTTGGACCAAAGCGTTTTTGCTTCCAAATTGGGCGGACCCAAGGTTTAATTACGGAGCCCTTGCGAGTGGGTGTCCTTATCGAAAGACAGAAAAGTATCTCAAAAGTTTCCTGGCCCAGCTCAACGTCATTAAGGAGCCATCAATTCGACTTGTCATCGGCCACTGTCAGACGGTAAGTGGCATAAGAGATCTCAGAGATAAGATCCCTTCAACTGTCACAAAGGTCATGGAACGCATTTACACATTTCTGCAGCAAAAGGCAGCCAGTGAACCTGATTTGAATATCTTGCTCCAAAGCACCCGTTGTATCTTGGTGGAGCGAGGGAAAAGGTTCATCCTTCCTAAACAAGCAGTCCTCGAGCTCTACGAGGATCTCGAGATAAAGCCATTCCTGTACAGAGTACCTCCTGAATTTGGCAAGTTTCAGTCTTTGTTTAAGCTTCTGGGCTGCTCCAAGACTGTAACCTCTACACACTACGCAATGGTCTTAGAGCTTTTGCAGAAAAGGTGCCAAGAAGCAAAGCTACATCCAAACGAAGTCCAGATGTCTTCAAAGGCGGTTAGAGGACTATTTAACAGTGTGCAAGACGATGATGAAAGTGTAAAAACGCTCCCTAAATTGTACCTACCAGCAGTGTCTCCAGAATCCGGCTCTCCGAACAAACCACTAGAAGCTAACCCTGTTTCTTTGCGTCCATCAGAAGAGCTTATATTTGATGACGCTCCAACCTATGGCAGTCGGATTCACGGGATTGACCAGCTGTTCGTGCCTGACCTTAGCCTGATGGAAGTAACCTTAAAATCAGACATGACGAGCTTTAAAGATCTCATGATGAAATTGCCTGCCTCTGTACAACCACGAATGTTGTCGTCAGTGGTGAAAGAGAAGCTCTGTTCCCCAGACAGCCTAGAAGTAGTGTCAATTGAGGCAGTGAATGCATTGAAACGCCAACTCACGTCTGTGCAGTTTGGACATGGATTTGCGAGGATCATAAGACACGTCAATTACCAGAAGAAAGGCTTCGATGAAGGGGTGATAGCAGGTATTGAAAGGGGACTCCGAAGCATCGAGCTCTTATCcgtaaaaggttttaaaacgTCACTTTATCACAATGACATCTTGATTCCTGAGAGTGAGCAATCAGTGTTGTATTTCAAAGAGAGGTTGGAGCTACCTGGCAAGGAAACGTGGAGAGTTTACATCAGTGCGCTAACTGGAATAGATGAAACCATTTGGGCAGTAGTAACCAACATTATTGTGGAAATGTACGGCGAATTCCTCGGTACGAATTCCTATGTCATTACTAGTATGTTACGTTGTCCTCCAACGAGCATCTGGTCACTCTTGGACAAGATGGGTATAAGAAAAGATGACAGTTACGGCGCAGCACAAATGAAAATCTATCCTGAACCCGGTACCTATATTCCAGTTGAAGATCAGCATCTCTTGAATGACGCTTTTGAAGAATTTGAACCTGGGGAATACGTAGGTTATCAGCTGCATGACCCAAGTCTACAACAGGAGGAAGGCACTGCAACCTACATCTACGCTATAGTTATTGAGGAGGTATCAAACACAGATGCTGGGATGTTGTTGAAATCATACAGAATCGACATTGGGCATGACAAGGAGCCGGTTGTGGTCAGTGCTGCTCGCTTGCATAAATTTCACCGATTAGAGGAGATATTTGACGAACAAGAAGGTTTACACAAAGATATAGAAGAGGTGTGTAAAGAGATCTCTGCCGCTCTTGAGCTCGCATGGGAACTGCCAGAGGAAGAGAGAGATCAAATTGTCAAGCGTCTGTTTTTGCGTTGGTTTCCAAAGGAGAATGTCCGTAATTTGGAGTTGTTCACAGCAGCTTTTCAGCACTTAAAGAGTGAGATTTCTAGACTCGGTGGTTTTAACCTTGCTTTGTTTGCTTCATGGGAAGCCCTTGTAAGAGAACGAGACAATCAGAGAGAAACTTACCGAGAAAACTACCGCAAAAAGTATGGTTCGTGGAAGTCTTCGTCGGGCCATAGGTCAGGATCCAGTTTTCCTCCAAGTTTCTGTCATCAAAATTCTCAACCAGGAGAGGCCAAGCGCTGGTTCAGACAAGCTGAAGCTGACCTTGAGGCTGGCACCGTGGAATTATCTTTCGGGAGAGATTCATATGAATGGATTTGCTTTAAATGCCACCAG